From the Streptomyces pluripotens genome, one window contains:
- the dxs gene encoding 1-deoxy-D-xylulose-5-phosphate synthase, with amino-acid sequence MPLLTRIRGPRDLDRLSLEELDQLAEEIRTFLVDAVSKTGGHLGPNLGVVELTIALHRVFDSPKDKVLWDTGHQSYVHKLLTGRRDFSRLKMKGGLSGYPSQAESEHDVIENSHASTVLGWADGIAKANQLNKRDSHVVAVIGDGALTGGMAWEALNNIADAKDRPLVIVVNDNERSYAPTIGGLANHLATLRTTEGYERFLARTKEVLERTPVVGKPLYETLHGAKKGLKDFIAPQGMFEDLGLKYVGPIDGHDIEALESALARAKRFGGPVIVHCLTEKGRGYQPALQDEADRFHAVGKIHPDTGLPVASSGADWTSVFGEEMVRLGEERQDIVAITAAMLQPVGLDRFAKRFPERVYDVGIAEQHGAVSAAGLAYGGLHPVFAVYATFLNRAFDQVLMDVALHRCGVTFVLDRAGVTGTDGASHNGMWDMSILQVVPGLRLAAPRDADQVRAQLREAVAVEDAPTVVRFSKGAVGPAVPAVARIGGMDVLRESGTDKPDVLLVSVGALAPMCLEVADLLDKQGISATVVDPRWVKPVDEAMAPLAERHRVVVTVEDNSRAGGVGSAIAQALRDAGVDVPLRDFGIPPRFLDHASRAEVLAEIGLTAPDIARQVTGLVSKLDGRFDRTAEAVDSVQPARD; translated from the coding sequence GTGCCGCTGCTGACCCGCATCAGGGGACCGCGCGATCTGGACCGGCTCAGTCTTGAGGAGCTGGACCAGCTGGCAGAGGAGATCCGGACCTTCCTGGTGGACGCCGTCTCCAAGACCGGCGGCCACCTCGGACCCAATCTCGGTGTCGTGGAGCTGACCATCGCGCTGCACCGGGTCTTCGACTCACCCAAGGACAAGGTGCTGTGGGACACCGGCCACCAGTCCTACGTGCACAAGCTGCTCACCGGCCGGCGGGACTTCTCCCGGCTGAAGATGAAGGGCGGCCTGTCCGGCTACCCCTCGCAGGCCGAGTCCGAGCACGATGTCATCGAGAACAGCCACGCCTCCACGGTCCTCGGCTGGGCGGACGGCATCGCCAAGGCCAACCAGCTCAACAAGCGCGACAGCCATGTGGTCGCCGTCATCGGTGACGGTGCGCTCACCGGCGGCATGGCCTGGGAGGCGCTGAACAACATCGCCGATGCCAAGGACCGCCCGCTGGTCATCGTCGTCAACGACAACGAGCGGTCGTACGCCCCCACCATCGGCGGCCTCGCCAACCACCTGGCGACCCTGCGGACGACCGAGGGGTACGAGCGGTTCCTCGCCCGGACCAAGGAGGTCCTGGAACGGACCCCGGTGGTGGGCAAGCCGCTGTACGAGACCCTGCACGGGGCCAAGAAGGGCCTGAAGGACTTCATTGCACCGCAGGGCATGTTCGAGGACCTGGGGCTGAAGTACGTCGGTCCGATCGACGGCCACGACATCGAGGCGCTGGAGTCGGCGCTGGCCCGGGCCAAACGGTTCGGCGGGCCGGTCATCGTGCACTGCCTCACCGAGAAGGGCCGCGGGTACCAGCCCGCCCTGCAGGACGAGGCGGACCGCTTCCACGCCGTCGGCAAGATCCACCCGGACACGGGTCTGCCGGTCGCCTCCTCCGGCGCCGACTGGACCTCGGTGTTCGGCGAGGAGATGGTCAGGCTCGGCGAGGAACGCCAGGACATCGTGGCCATCACCGCCGCCATGCTCCAGCCGGTCGGCCTGGACAGGTTCGCCAAGCGGTTCCCCGAACGCGTGTACGACGTCGGGATCGCCGAGCAGCACGGCGCCGTCTCGGCGGCGGGGCTCGCGTACGGCGGGCTGCACCCGGTCTTCGCCGTGTACGCCACCTTCCTCAACCGCGCCTTCGACCAGGTCCTGATGGACGTGGCCCTGCACCGGTGCGGGGTGACCTTCGTACTGGACCGAGCCGGCGTCACCGGCACCGACGGCGCCTCCCACAACGGCATGTGGGACATGTCCATCCTCCAGGTGGTGCCCGGGCTGCGACTCGCTGCACCGCGCGACGCCGACCAGGTCCGCGCCCAGTTGCGTGAGGCCGTCGCCGTCGAGGACGCACCGACCGTGGTGCGCTTCTCCAAGGGCGCCGTCGGGCCCGCAGTGCCGGCCGTGGCGCGGATCGGCGGCATGGACGTGTTGCGCGAGTCGGGCACCGACAAACCGGACGTGCTCCTGGTCTCCGTGGGTGCCCTCGCCCCGATGTGTCTGGAGGTCGCCGACCTGCTCGACAAACAGGGCATTTCCGCCACGGTGGTCGACCCGCGCTGGGTCAAGCCCGTCGATGAGGCCATGGCCCCGTTGGCGGAACGCCACCGGGTCGTCGTCACCGTCGAGGACAACAGCCGCGCCGGCGGTGTCGGCTCCGCCATCGCCCAGGCCCTGCGCGACGCGGGTGTGGACGTGCCGCTGCGTGACTTCGGTATCCCGCCGCGCTTCCTGGACCACGCCTCCCGCGCCGAGGTGCTGGCCGAGATCGGGCTCACCGCGCCCGACATCGCCCGCCAGGTCACCGGACTGGTCTCCAAGCTCGACGGCCGCTTCGACCGTACGGCCGAAGCGGTCGACTCCGTGCAGCCCGCGCGCGACTAG
- the ngcE gene encoding N-acetylglucosamine/diacetylchitobiose ABC transporter substrate-binding protein has translation MGSTSDENHGSAGVGRRDLIKRSAALGLISVPTMSLLSACASGGGGGSSDGNGAQGQKSKDNPFGAKKGSKLDVMVFKGGYGDDYAKAWEADFDKKLGITSTHTGTQEITGKLQPRLNASNPPDIVDDSGAQQIKIDVLYKNDALLDLSEVLDAPSVDDPGTKVRDTLIPGTLDPGVQEGKVVALNYIYTVWGLWYSGKLFQEKGWQAPKTWDDFLAICQDAKKQGIGGLAHQGKYPYYINVAIMDLIAKKGGIDAVKAIDNLDPKAFVGSDAAQAGIEAIYEVVEKGLLMPGTNGLTHTESQTRWNQYKAAFITCGSWLENEQLKQTPADFDMKFLPMPLLAGSKMPFEAIRAGSGEPFIIPAKAGNLPAAKEFMRRMLSREWSTLFAKEANSLTILKDGVDASVKLRPGTQSTVDASKAAGSNTFRFLYPDWYSEMDTAIQNASNELMAKRIQPKEWLKRCQAAVDKQAKDPASKKNHHD, from the coding sequence ATGGGATCCACTTCCGACGAGAACCACGGTTCCGCAGGTGTCGGCCGCCGCGATCTGATCAAGCGGTCCGCGGCGCTCGGCCTGATCAGCGTGCCGACGATGAGTCTGCTCTCCGCCTGTGCCAGTGGCGGCGGGGGCGGCAGTTCGGACGGAAACGGCGCGCAGGGGCAGAAGTCCAAGGACAATCCCTTCGGCGCCAAGAAGGGCAGCAAGCTCGATGTCATGGTCTTCAAGGGCGGATACGGCGACGACTACGCCAAGGCGTGGGAGGCGGACTTCGACAAGAAGCTCGGCATCACCTCGACCCACACCGGCACCCAGGAGATCACCGGCAAGCTGCAGCCGCGGCTGAACGCCAGCAACCCGCCGGACATCGTGGACGACTCCGGCGCCCAGCAGATCAAGATCGACGTTCTCTACAAGAACGACGCCTTGCTCGACCTCTCCGAGGTCCTCGACGCGCCGTCGGTCGACGATCCGGGCACGAAGGTCCGCGACACCCTGATCCCTGGCACCCTCGACCCTGGTGTCCAGGAGGGCAAGGTCGTCGCCCTCAACTACATCTACACGGTGTGGGGCCTGTGGTACTCCGGCAAGCTCTTCCAGGAGAAGGGCTGGCAGGCACCGAAGACCTGGGACGACTTCCTGGCCATCTGCCAGGATGCCAAGAAGCAGGGCATCGGCGGCCTTGCCCACCAGGGCAAGTACCCGTACTACATCAACGTCGCCATCATGGACCTCATCGCCAAGAAGGGCGGCATCGACGCCGTCAAGGCGATCGACAACCTCGACCCGAAGGCCTTCGTCGGCTCCGACGCCGCCCAGGCGGGCATCGAGGCGATCTACGAGGTCGTCGAGAAGGGCCTGTTGATGCCCGGCACCAACGGCCTGACCCACACCGAGTCGCAGACCCGCTGGAACCAGTACAAAGCGGCGTTCATCACCTGCGGTTCCTGGCTGGAGAACGAGCAGCTCAAGCAGACGCCGGCCGACTTCGACATGAAGTTCCTGCCGATGCCGCTGCTGGCCGGCAGCAAGATGCCCTTCGAGGCGATCCGGGCCGGCTCCGGCGAGCCCTTCATCATTCCGGCGAAGGCCGGCAACCTGCCCGCGGCCAAGGAGTTCATGCGGCGCATGCTGTCTCGGGAGTGGTCGACGTTGTTCGCCAAGGAGGCGAATTCGCTGACCATCCTCAAGGACGGCGTCGATGCGAGCGTGAAGCTCCGCCCGGGCACGCAGTCCACGGTGGACGCGTCCAAGGCGGCCGGCTCGAACACGTTCCGGTTCCTGTACCCCGACTGGTACAGCGAGATGGACACGGCGATCCAGAACGCGTCCAATGAGCTCATGGCCAAGCGGATCCAGCCGAAGGAATGGCTGAAGAGGTGTCAGGCCGCCGTGGACAAGCAGGCGAAGGACCCGGCGTCGAAGAAGAACCACCACGACTGA
- a CDS encoding ATP-binding cassette domain-containing protein: MVHVSATPVLALRGVSKRFGAVQALTDVELEVHAGEVVALVGDNGAGKSTLVKTIAGVHPIDEGAIEWDGKPVSISRPHDAQALGIATVYQDLALCDNIDVVGNLFLGRELKKWGVLDEVEMERRARELLTTLSIRIPSVRIPIASLSGGQRQTVAIARSMLGDPKLVILDEPTAALGVEQTAQVLDLVERLRERGHAVILISHNMADVKAVADKVAVLRLGRNNGVFEVKTTSQEEIISAITGATDNAVTRRAARTNGEASQ; the protein is encoded by the coding sequence ATGGTTCACGTGTCCGCTACGCCCGTGCTGGCGTTGCGCGGGGTCTCCAAGCGGTTCGGTGCCGTTCAGGCGCTCACCGACGTAGAGCTTGAGGTCCACGCCGGTGAAGTGGTCGCCCTGGTGGGCGACAACGGCGCCGGAAAGTCCACGCTGGTCAAGACGATCGCCGGCGTGCACCCCATCGACGAGGGCGCCATCGAGTGGGACGGCAAGCCCGTGTCGATCAGCAGGCCGCACGATGCCCAGGCCCTGGGCATCGCGACGGTGTACCAGGATCTCGCGCTGTGCGACAACATCGACGTCGTCGGCAACCTCTTCCTCGGCCGTGAGCTGAAGAAGTGGGGCGTCCTGGACGAGGTCGAGATGGAGCGCCGCGCCCGCGAGCTGCTCACCACGCTGTCGATCCGCATCCCCAGCGTCCGCATCCCGATCGCTTCGCTCTCCGGCGGCCAGCGCCAGACCGTGGCCATCGCCCGCTCGATGCTGGGCGACCCCAAGCTGGTCATCCTCGACGAGCCCACCGCGGCCCTCGGCGTCGAGCAGACCGCCCAGGTCCTCGACCTCGTGGAGCGCCTGCGCGAGCGCGGTCACGCCGTCATCCTCATTAGCCACAACATGGCGGACGTGAAGGCCGTGGCCGACAAGGTCGCGGTCCTCCGCCTCGGCCGCAACAACGGCGTCTTCGAGGTCAAGACGACCTCGCAGGAGGAGATCATCTCCGCCATCACCGGCGCCACCGACAACGCCGTGACCCGCCGTGCGGCGCGCACGAACGGGGAGGCTTCCCAGTGA
- a CDS encoding sugar ABC transporter substrate-binding protein, with product MRRAAVAVAAGAMAVSLAACGSAKESKSSSDNSSSSSASKGDNIKVGLLLPENKTARYEKFDRPLIEKKIKELTNGKATVQYNNARQDANLQAQQVDTMITNKVDVLILDAVDAKAIQNSVQKAKDAGIKVVAYDRLAEGPISAYTSFDNEQVGKTQGEALLKALGSKATKSTKIVMVNGSVTDPNAAQFKKGAHSVLDGKVTIAKEYDTKEWSPDNANSEMEAAISAVGKDKIAGVYSANDGMAGGIITALNAAGLKVPVTGQDAELAGVQRIVAGEQYMSVYKPYAPEADAAAEMAVALAQGKSLDSVAKDTVSSNSQKDVPSVLVPVTSLTKDNIKDTVIKDGVYTVADICTGKYKSACDKLGIK from the coding sequence ATGCGTCGTGCCGCCGTTGCCGTTGCCGCCGGAGCGATGGCCGTCTCGCTGGCCGCCTGTGGGAGCGCCAAGGAGTCGAAGAGCAGCAGCGACAACTCTTCCTCCTCGTCGGCCAGCAAGGGCGACAACATCAAGGTCGGTCTGCTCCTGCCGGAGAACAAGACCGCCCGGTACGAGAAGTTCGACAGGCCGCTGATCGAGAAGAAGATCAAGGAGCTGACGAACGGCAAGGCGACCGTCCAGTACAACAACGCCCGCCAGGACGCCAACCTGCAGGCCCAGCAGGTCGACACCATGATCACCAACAAGGTGGACGTCCTGATCCTGGACGCGGTGGACGCCAAGGCCATCCAGAACTCCGTGCAGAAGGCCAAGGACGCCGGAATCAAGGTCGTCGCCTACGACCGCCTCGCCGAGGGCCCGATCAGCGCCTACACCTCGTTCGACAACGAGCAGGTCGGCAAGACCCAGGGTGAGGCCCTGCTGAAGGCGCTGGGCAGCAAGGCCACCAAGTCCACCAAGATCGTCATGGTCAACGGCTCGGTGACCGACCCGAACGCCGCCCAGTTCAAGAAGGGCGCGCACTCCGTCCTCGACGGCAAGGTCACCATCGCCAAGGAGTACGACACCAAGGAGTGGTCGCCGGACAACGCCAACTCCGAGATGGAGGCGGCGATCTCCGCGGTCGGCAAGGACAAGATCGCGGGAGTCTACTCCGCCAACGACGGCATGGCCGGCGGCATCATCACCGCCCTGAACGCCGCGGGCCTGAAGGTTCCGGTCACCGGCCAGGACGCCGAGCTGGCCGGCGTGCAGCGCATCGTCGCCGGTGAGCAGTACATGAGCGTCTACAAGCCGTACGCTCCGGAGGCCGACGCCGCCGCCGAGATGGCCGTCGCGCTCGCCCAGGGCAAGTCGCTGGACTCCGTCGCCAAGGACACGGTCTCCAGCAACTCCCAGAAGGACGTCCCCTCGGTCCTCGTCCCGGTCACCTCGCTGACCAAGGACAACATCAAGGACACCGTCATCAAGGACGGCGTCTACACCGTCGCCGACATCTGCACCGGCAAGTACAAGTCGGCCTGCGACAAGCTCGGCATCAAGTAA
- a CDS encoding carbohydrate ABC transporter permease, whose amino-acid sequence MSAPIKETIPAPAGRPVAQAPVRPGDRRGEGVVLNVFSHGFLALWALLIVLPLLWLVLSSFKTDAQIGGSAFGWPHHWSFDVFSRAWRKGIGDYFLNTLIVLVFSVPLTMLFGSMAAYVLARYRFWGNRLLYYFFVAGAMFPVFLALVPLFFMVKRLDMLNTYQGLILVYVAYSMPFTVFFMHAFFRTLPTAVFEAAVLDGASHTRAFFQVMLPMAKPGLISVGIFNTLGQWNQFILPTVLMQPQSGSDPERYVLTQGLIQLQQQQGYASDLPVLFAGVTIAMIPMLVVYLSFQRQVQAGLTSATLK is encoded by the coding sequence ATGAGCGCACCCATCAAGGAGACCATCCCCGCCCCCGCCGGGCGGCCCGTGGCCCAGGCACCTGTCCGCCCTGGCGACCGGCGCGGCGAGGGCGTGGTCCTGAACGTCTTCTCGCACGGCTTCCTCGCCCTGTGGGCCCTGCTGATCGTGCTGCCGCTGCTGTGGCTGGTGCTCAGCTCCTTCAAGACCGACGCCCAGATCGGGGGCTCGGCCTTCGGCTGGCCGCACCACTGGTCCTTCGACGTCTTCAGCCGCGCCTGGCGCAAGGGCATTGGGGACTACTTCCTGAACACCCTGATCGTCCTGGTCTTCTCCGTGCCGCTGACCATGCTCTTCGGGTCGATGGCCGCGTACGTGCTGGCCCGCTACAGGTTCTGGGGCAACCGGCTGCTGTACTACTTCTTCGTGGCCGGTGCCATGTTCCCGGTGTTCCTCGCCCTCGTACCGCTGTTCTTCATGGTCAAGCGGCTGGACATGCTGAACACCTACCAGGGACTGATCCTGGTCTACGTCGCCTACTCGATGCCGTTCACGGTGTTCTTCATGCACGCCTTCTTCCGGACCCTGCCCACGGCGGTCTTCGAGGCGGCGGTCCTGGACGGGGCCTCGCACACCCGGGCCTTCTTCCAGGTGATGCTGCCGATGGCCAAGCCGGGTCTGATCAGCGTGGGCATCTTCAACACCCTGGGCCAGTGGAACCAGTTCATCCTGCCCACGGTCCTCATGCAGCCGCAGAGTGGATCCGACCCGGAGCGGTACGTCCTCACCCAGGGGCTCATCCAGCTGCAACAGCAGCAGGGCTACGCCTCCGACCTGCCCGTTCTGTTTGCGGGCGTGACGATCGCCATGATCCCCATGCTGGTCGTGTACCTGTCCTTCCAGCGTCAGGTCCAGGCGGGTCTGACCTCGGCCACCCTGAAGTAG
- a CDS encoding sugar ABC transporter permease: MSIDKTSENPGKKLHTDGKAAENPEAAVPSAAAVDPRLLVRQEGVLGYWDEFKRKMKAGELGSVPVVVGLAVICIIFQLLNSNFLSAQNISDITVTMVGTGMISVGIVFVLLLGEIDLSVGSVSGAASAIAAVLAVNQGLPEWAAVLVAIAAGCAIGAVHGFFFAVLGAPAFAVTLAGLLFWLGFMLKVLGQNGTINLDPDGLIGKLTTYFFSDVAAAYGLAAVVVVVFFLSSFLGNRRREAAGVPSRPLSDTVLRTALLAIVSFAAAYMYNQYKGLPLATVVFLAFLIATDFVLRRTPYGRKVFALGGSVEASRRAGINVTAMRISVFGISGGFAAIGGLFLASKIASANQSAGTNDLLMNAIAAAVIGGTSLFGGRGRTWNALLGVLVIVSIQYGLQLESIAEPVKYMITAAVLLTTVVIDSVTRKTQKTAGRA, from the coding sequence GTGAGCATCGACAAGACCTCTGAGAACCCCGGCAAGAAGCTCCACACGGACGGCAAGGCCGCCGAGAACCCCGAGGCGGCCGTCCCCTCGGCCGCAGCGGTCGACCCCCGGCTGCTCGTCCGCCAGGAGGGCGTCCTCGGCTACTGGGACGAGTTCAAGCGCAAGATGAAAGCCGGTGAACTGGGCTCCGTCCCGGTCGTCGTGGGCCTCGCGGTCATTTGCATCATCTTCCAGCTGCTGAACTCCAACTTCCTGTCCGCGCAGAACATCAGCGACATCACCGTCACGATGGTCGGTACGGGCATGATCTCGGTCGGCATCGTCTTCGTGCTGTTGCTCGGCGAGATCGACCTGTCGGTCGGCTCGGTCAGCGGTGCGGCCAGTGCCATCGCGGCTGTCCTCGCCGTCAACCAGGGCCTGCCCGAGTGGGCTGCGGTGCTCGTCGCCATCGCCGCGGGATGCGCCATCGGTGCTGTGCACGGCTTCTTCTTCGCCGTGCTCGGCGCCCCCGCCTTCGCCGTGACACTGGCCGGTCTGCTGTTCTGGCTCGGCTTCATGCTGAAGGTGCTGGGTCAGAACGGCACGATCAACCTCGACCCGGACGGTCTGATCGGCAAGCTGACCACGTACTTCTTCTCCGACGTGGCCGCCGCCTACGGTCTCGCCGCCGTCGTGGTCGTCGTGTTCTTCCTCTCCTCCTTCCTGGGCAACCGGCGTCGCGAGGCCGCGGGCGTCCCGTCCCGGCCGCTCAGCGACACGGTCCTGCGCACGGCCCTGCTGGCCATCGTCTCCTTCGCCGCCGCCTACATGTACAACCAGTACAAGGGCCTGCCGCTGGCCACGGTCGTCTTCCTGGCCTTCCTGATCGCCACGGACTTCGTGCTGCGGCGCACCCCCTACGGTAGGAAGGTCTTCGCCCTCGGCGGTAGCGTGGAGGCGTCCCGGCGTGCGGGTATCAACGTCACGGCGATGCGGATCTCCGTCTTCGGGATCTCCGGCGGTTTCGCCGCCATCGGCGGTCTGTTCCTGGCGTCGAAGATCGCCTCGGCCAACCAGAGCGCCGGCACCAATGACCTGCTGATGAACGCGATCGCCGCTGCGGTGATCGGTGGTACCTCGCTGTTCGGTGGCCGTGGGCGCACGTGGAACGCACTGCTCGGTGTACTGGTGATCGTGTCGATCCAGTACGGCCTGCAGTTGGAGTCCATCGCGGAACCGGTGAAGTACATGATCACGGCTGCCGTGTTGCTGACCACGGTCGTCATCGACTCCGTCACGCGTAAGACGCAGAAGACGGCCGGCCGGGCGTAA
- a CDS encoding carbohydrate ABC transporter permease, giving the protein MRKGQYRFVAGFLFVPVALYVIFVIWPYIQTFGYSLTDWKGQSQTFDFVGLDNYKALLRDDVFLEAIWHNILFLVFIPVITILLALFFAFMLNAGGRGKAGGVQGVAGAAFYKIVYFFPQVLSLAILAVLFNAVYRSDGGGLLNGALIKVGLVDADNPVEWLNEPNLVLWALMVAVVWQGVGFYLVLFSAAMQSIPKDVYEAALIDGASRNQSFFRITLPLLWDTVQTAWVYLGIVAMDMFVLVSSMTQNMGAYGGGPDHHSDVMSTVMMRNFLYYGKSGYACAMGVIMLLLTLVLSVVTLRATRRERIEF; this is encoded by the coding sequence ATGCGCAAAGGGCAGTACCGGTTCGTCGCGGGTTTTCTCTTCGTTCCCGTGGCGCTTTATGTGATCTTCGTGATCTGGCCGTACATCCAGACGTTCGGCTATTCACTGACCGACTGGAAGGGCCAGTCGCAGACCTTCGACTTCGTGGGTCTGGACAACTACAAGGCACTGCTCCGGGACGACGTATTCCTGGAGGCCATCTGGCACAACATCCTGTTCCTGGTCTTCATCCCGGTGATCACGATCCTGCTCGCCCTGTTCTTCGCCTTCATGCTGAACGCGGGCGGGCGCGGCAAGGCCGGCGGAGTGCAGGGGGTCGCCGGAGCCGCGTTCTACAAGATCGTCTACTTTTTCCCGCAAGTGCTGTCGCTGGCGATTCTCGCGGTGCTGTTCAACGCCGTGTACCGCAGCGACGGCGGGGGCCTGCTCAACGGCGCCCTGATCAAGGTCGGCTTGGTCGACGCGGACAATCCGGTGGAATGGCTGAACGAGCCGAACCTGGTGTTGTGGGCGCTGATGGTGGCCGTGGTCTGGCAGGGCGTCGGCTTCTATCTGGTGCTGTTCTCCGCCGCCATGCAGTCCATCCCCAAGGACGTATACGAGGCCGCCCTGATCGACGGGGCCAGCCGCAACCAGTCCTTCTTCCGCATCACCCTGCCGCTGCTGTGGGACACCGTGCAGACCGCCTGGGTCTACCTCGGTATCGTGGCCATGGACATGTTCGTACTGGTCTCCTCGATGACCCAGAACATGGGCGCGTACGGCGGCGGCCCCGACCACCACAGCGACGTGATGTCGACGGTGATGATGCGGAACTTCCTCTACTACGGGAAGAGCGGCTACGCCTGTGCCATGGGCGTGATCATGCTGCTGCTCACCCTTGTCCTGTCCGTGGTCACGCTGCGCGCCACTCGCCGCGAGCGCATCGAGTTCTGA
- a CDS encoding ROK family transcriptional regulator encodes METPGSQSSLHRANLERVVRAVRLAGSLTQAEIARTTGLSAATVSNIVRELKDGGTVEVRPTSAGGRRARSVSLSGDAGIVIGVDFGHTHLRVALGNLAHQVLAEESEPLDVDASAAQGFDRAEELVSRLIAATGVDRAKVAGVGLGVPGPIDVESGTLGSTAILPGWGGTKPAEELRERLGVPVHVDNDANLGALGELVWGSGKGVRDLAYIKVASGVGAGLVIDGKIYRGPGGTAGEIGHITLDESGPVCRCGNRGCLETFAAARYVLPLLQSSHGSDLTMEGVVRLARDGDPGCRRVIADVGRHIGSGVANLCNLLNPSRVVLGGDLAEAGELVLGPIRESVARYAIPSAARQLSILPGALGGRAEVLGALALALSEMGDSTLLDGVPSAPTPAFT; translated from the coding sequence GTGGAGACTCCAGGGTCGCAGTCATCACTGCACCGAGCCAACCTGGAGCGGGTCGTACGGGCCGTGCGCTTGGCCGGATCCCTCACACAGGCGGAGATCGCGAGGACGACCGGTCTGTCCGCCGCGACCGTCTCGAATATCGTGCGGGAACTCAAGGACGGTGGAACCGTCGAGGTCAGGCCCACGTCGGCAGGAGGGCGACGGGCCCGCAGCGTCTCGTTGAGCGGTGACGCCGGCATCGTGATCGGTGTCGACTTCGGGCACACCCATCTGCGCGTCGCACTCGGGAACCTCGCTCATCAGGTGCTGGCCGAGGAGTCGGAGCCGCTGGATGTCGACGCCTCCGCCGCGCAAGGCTTCGACCGGGCCGAGGAGCTGGTCAGCCGGCTGATCGCGGCAACGGGGGTGGACCGGGCCAAGGTGGCTGGTGTGGGGCTCGGTGTGCCGGGTCCGATCGACGTGGAGTCGGGAACGCTGGGGTCCACCGCGATCCTGCCGGGCTGGGGCGGCACCAAACCCGCCGAAGAGCTGCGCGAGCGGCTCGGCGTGCCGGTGCACGTGGACAACGACGCCAACCTCGGTGCCCTCGGGGAATTGGTCTGGGGTAGCGGCAAGGGAGTGCGTGATCTTGCATACATCAAGGTCGCGAGCGGTGTCGGCGCCGGCCTGGTGATCGACGGGAAGATCTACCGGGGGCCCGGCGGCACCGCAGGCGAAATCGGGCATATTACACTCGATGAATCCGGCCCGGTCTGCCGCTGCGGCAACCGTGGGTGCCTGGAGACGTTCGCGGCGGCGCGCTACGTGCTGCCGCTGCTCCAGTCCAGTCATGGCAGCGATCTGACGATGGAGGGCGTCGTACGGCTGGCCAGGGACGGTGACCCGGGCTGCCGTCGGGTGATCGCCGACGTTGGCCGCCACATCGGCAGCGGAGTGGCCAATTTGTGCAATCTGCTGAACCCGAGCCGGGTGGTCCTCGGTGGTGATCTCGCCGAGGCCGGTGAGCTGGTGCTCGGGCCGATCAGGGAGTCCGTCGCCCGCTACGCCATCCCCAGCGCGGCGCGCCAACTGTCCATTCTTCCGGGGGCACTTGGGGGTCGCGCGGAGGTTCTCGGAGCGCTCGCCCTCGCGCTCAGTGAGATGGGTGATTCGACCCTTTTGGATGGGGTGCCCTCCGCGCCGACCCCTGCCTTCACTTAG